The window GGTGCAGGCACGATCATCGCGCCGTTCTGGCACCCACTTCGGGTCGCGGGTGAATGCGCGCTGCTGGACGTGATCAGCGACGGGCGCATGGAAGTCGGCCTGGCACGCGGCGCCTATCAGGTCGAGTTCGACCGCATGGCCGGAGGCATGCCCGCCTCGTCTGGTGGCCTTGCGCTGCGGGAAATGGTGCCGGTGGTGCGCGCCCTGTGGCAGGGCGACTACGCCCACGACGGCGAGATCTGGAAATTCCCTACGTCCACCAGCGTGCCAAAACCCATCAAGAACCCGCCCATGTGGATCGCCGCACGCGACCCGGACTCGCACAACTTCGCCGTGGCCAACGGCTGCAACGTGATGGTCACGCCGTTGATGAAGGGCGACGAGGAAGTGGTCGACCTGAAGAACAAGTTCGAAGCAGCCTTGGCCAACAACCCTGACGTGCCCCGCCCGCAACTCATGGTGCTGCGCCATACCCACGTGCATGCCGTCGATGACCCCGAAGGCTGGCAAGTCGGTGCCAAGGCCATCGCGAAGTTCTATCGCACTTTTGATGCCTGGTTCGGCAACAAACAGACCCCGGTCAACGGCTTTCTGGAGCCCAGCCCGGAAGAGAAATTCAAAGAGCGTCCCGAATTCGAGCTGGACAACATTCGCAAAAACACCATGATCGGCACGCCTGAGCAAATCATCGCGCGCATCAAGTACTACCAGGAACTGGGTGTCGATGAGTTCAGTTTCTGGTGCGACAACAGCCTGCCCCATGCCGAGAAGAAGAAATCCCTGGAGCTGTTTATCAAGCACGTAGTGCCCGCGTTTCGGTAATGTTCGGTGCGGGATTTTGTGTTGGCCTGAAATGCAATGCGGTCTCTGGTGGGAGCGGCGCCTGGTCTGGGCCGCATCCCGACCAGGTCCTGTGAATCAGCACCGCACTCGGTTGCGGACGTTCAACACCTTCACAGGCCCGAGTGCGTCGCCTTACCTCAGTACACCGGCAGTTCGCGCAACTCTCCCCCATCCTGTTCCAGGCGCTTCAGATACTCGCCGGCATCCAACAGCTGATACGGAAAGTACAGGCCGGGTGGCGTGCACGGCATGCCATCCAGCCCAAGCAGCCGCTCCAGTACCATTGCCACACTGAGACCCGTGAGGACGGCGGCGCCTTCCGGATGGATAACGGCGTGGCGAGTGTGCAGCGGTTTGCCCTGCAGATCGTCACCGGCGAGCTGGATGATAATCTCGGTCGACATCGGCAACCCTTGGCGCCGGGTCGAACTCACGCCACTTGCCAGGTTGAACTGAACGTTCGGCGCCCCCGTCGCAGCGGAAAGACCCGCAACGTCGATCGACGAAAAGCCGGATGCCTCCATCTTCGTACCGTCCACGGCGTGAAAACTCACGTTGGCCTCTTTGCCTTCGCGCCAGATATAGATGCCATCGCGGCGACTAAGGGCAGCGGGGAGCATTTTGGCGAGGTGTTCAAAGTCGGCGGCAACCGTTGGGCCTCCGCCGTCTTGCTCGTCTACCAGTGCGTTGATGGTGATGTCGTGTACTCGGCTGAATCCCTTTGCGATATGGAGCGTCGGTACCGTCGTCGCGCCCACCAGCCATTCGTAACCGAGGACGATGGGCGAAGCGTCCGGGCTGTGCATGTAGGTCGCAATTTCTGGCGCGATTTCGAAAACGCCGGAAGAGATGCTGAGGTACGGCACGCGGCACTTTTGGGCGTAACGCATTCCGGCAAGGGTGTGGTCCATATAGAAAACCACTACCCCGCTGATTGGGCGATTGCCAAGGCCCAGGTCGTCCGCGGCAGGGTCAATCAAGACCGCTTGTGCGTTTCCCATTTGCTGCGCCGCCTGCTGAGCCTTGGCCAGATCGCGGCCGCCGATCAGCAGCGGGATGTCGGGATGGGCAGCCCGCAGCGCACGGGCAGTGTGATGACCAATGGCGCCAGAACCGCCCATGAGTAGAATCGGGTGATGAGACATTGAGTATTCTCCTTGTGTTTTTGGGCACAACCTACTATTGGTAGGTACCCTAACACGGAGTAACCGAGCCGTAACCTACCATTGGTAGGTTTTATTATTTTTGGGAAGGTACCGTGCAAAAGAAACCTGAAGCACTTGTTAACCGTCCCGCTTCGCGCCGACTGACAAAGGCCGAACGGCGGCGCCAGTTACTGGAAATCGCCTTACTGATCGTGCGTGAGGAAAACGCGGACCGGTTGACGCTGGGGCATTTGGCGGTTCGTGCAGGCGTATCCAAGCCGGTGGTCTACGATCATTTCGGCACTCGATCGGCGTTGCTGATCGAGCTCTACACATGGCTCGACACCGAGCGGGTCGCCGCCTTCCGCAACGCTATGGCGGGTAACGCATACGGCCTGGAGGAAACCGCCAAAATACTCGCCAACGCCTACATACAATGCGCAGCGGACAGCACCGACGAATTCCATGCCGTCGGCGCAGCGTTGGCGGGCAGCGACGAGAAAGCAGTGG of the Paucimonas lemoignei genome contains:
- a CDS encoding saccharopine dehydrogenase; its protein translation is MSHHPILLMGGSGAIGHHTARALRAAHPDIPLLIGGRDLAKAQQAAQQMGNAQAVLIDPAADDLGLGNRPISGVVVFYMDHTLAGMRYAQKCRVPYLSISSGVFEIAPEIATYMHSPDASPIVLGYEWLVGATTVPTLHIAKGFSRVHDITINALVDEQDGGGPTVAADFEHLAKMLPAALSRRDGIYIWREGKEANVSFHAVDGTKMEASGFSSIDVAGLSAATGAPNVQFNLASGVSSTRRQGLPMSTEIIIQLAGDDLQGKPLHTRHAVIHPEGAAVLTGLSVAMVLERLLGLDGMPCTPPGLYFPYQLLDAGEYLKRLEQDGGELRELPVY
- the luxA gene encoding monooxygenase yields the protein MKFSLFVHMERWDEQVSHRQLFEDLTELTLMAETGGFSTVWIGEHHAMEYTISPSPMPLLAYLAAKTTTIHLGAGTIIAPFWHPLRVAGECALLDVISDGRMEVGLARGAYQVEFDRMAGGMPASSGGLALREMVPVVRALWQGDYAHDGEIWKFPTSTSVPKPIKNPPMWIAARDPDSHNFAVANGCNVMVTPLMKGDEEVVDLKNKFEAALANNPDVPRPQLMVLRHTHVHAVDDPEGWQVGAKAIAKFYRTFDAWFGNKQTPVNGFLEPSPEEKFKERPEFELDNIRKNTMIGTPEQIIARIKYYQELGVDEFSFWCDNSLPHAEKKKSLELFIKHVVPAFR
- a CDS encoding TetR family transcriptional regulator, with amino-acid sequence MQKKPEALVNRPASRRLTKAERRRQLLEIALLIVREENADRLTLGHLAVRAGVSKPVVYDHFGTRSALLIELYTWLDTERVAAFRNAMAGNAYGLEETAKILANAYIQCAADSTDEFHAVGAALAGSDEKAVVFQELLDNCVQMFIAVLKPHAAGSAAELERCCTGLVGAGEALSAATVRGRHSLEEAIDAFELLILGALKR